TTCTTCGGAAAAGAGGCAAATCTTACAGTAAGTGGACAGTTAAATGTTGAAACATTTGCAACAGCGTTTAAAAATACATATACTTTCGGACCTACATTTAGAGCTGAAAAATCTAATACTCCAAAACATGCTGCAGAATTTTGGATGATGGAGCCTGAAATTGCATTTGCAGATTTGGATGTAAATATGGATATTATTGAAGAAATGATAAAATATATTGTAAACTATGTAAGAGAAAATGCTAAGGAAGAAATGGAATTCTTCAACCAATTTGTAGACAAGGACTTATTTAATAGGCTTGATACTTTAGTAAACAATGAATTTGGGAGAATTACTTATACAGAAGCAATTGAAATTTTGAAAAATTCAAAACAGAAATTTGAGTATGAAGTAGAATGGGGAATTGACCTGCAAACTGAACATGAAAGATACTTGGCAGAAAAACACTTTAAAAAACCTGTATTTGTAACTGATTATCCAAAAGATATAAAAGCGTTTTATATGAAGTTAAATGAAGATGGGAAAACTGTAAGAGCAGTTGATTTATTGGCACCAGGAATTGGAGAAATTGTAGGTGGAAGCCAAAGAGAAGATGATTATGATGTTCTTTTAGGAAAAATTCATGAAATGGGATTAAAAGAAGAAGATTACTGGTGGTACTTAGACCTTAGAAAATATGGAAGTGTGCCACATTCAGGATTTGGACTTGGGTTTGACAGAATGCTTATGTACATTACTGGAATGACTAATATAAGAGATGTAATTCCATTTCCAAGAACAACTAAAAATTTGGAATTCTAATTTAATCTTCGATTCCTCAAATTCAGCTTGACAAATATTAAAATTATATTCAAAGAAAAGTCCAATATAAGAGGCATGTCTTTTGTATATAATTTAAGTGAAAATACTTGAAATTCTGAAATTAAAATTTTTGAATAAATAAATTTTACTTGATTTTAGATGTTATATAATATTAAAATTATACAGTCAGGAGGGAAAATGGAGAAACTAAGACGAATAATGATGGGAATATTAATCCTTTCTTTTGCAACTATAGTAAAGGCAAACTACTATATTGCAGAAAAAATAGGAACCAATAATGGTGGAGATGCAACAACTATTGAAGAAGAAAGAACGCCAGTAGTTCCACCAACAACCGAAGCTGATGACAATACAAAAAAAGCACTTGAACAAGGAAATGAAAAAGACAAGCCTAAAGAGGAAAAAAATACAGTTGACACAGGAACTATGCCCGCAACACAGACTGAAGACATATCAACTGAGGCAAAATACAATTCCTATGCAAATTATGAAAATGCTACACTTGCTAAAAAAAGTTCATCAGCTACATTCAGAATGGCACAGCTTTACTTTCGTGACGGACTTTACGAAAAAGCAGTAAATTTGGCATTAAAGGATGAAGCACCTGATATTCCTGTAATGTATGTAATTGCTATTGGTTCACGACTAATGGGAGATAATGACAAGTCAATTGATTACTATACTAGAATATTATCGCAGGATGAAAATCAGGCGGAAGCAAAATTGGGAATAGGCATTGCCTATAAATCAAAAGGGGATTTTTCAAAAGCGTTAGGATATTTGAAAGACTATAATTCAAAACATTCTGATGATGAAGTAAAAAAAGAAATCGCAGTATTAAATGAAATATTAGCCGGTTCAAGATAAAAATTAGGGGGGATTATTGTGGAATGGCTTAGATTAAAGGAATATGGGATGAAAAATGCTCATATAAAAAAACTTATGTTAATTTTTCAAGATTTTGAAGAATTATTTTATGAAGAAAATTTTAAATTGTTTAACGATGAGCTGAAAAATCAATTGGAAGAAGCAATGAAAATTGATTTGAAGGCAAGACTGGAACTTTACGAACGAAACAGAGTAAGAATAATAAGTGCAAATGATAAGGAATATCCGAAAAAACTAAAGGAAATAAAAGATTTTCCAGTTTTTTTATATTTGAAAGGAAAAAAATTAAAAGATTACGACAAAATAAAAATGGATAAAGATAAAATTTCAGTAGACAATAGACGAAATATCGCAGTTGTAGGCACGAGAAGAGCAACAAAATTTGGAAAAACTGCCTGCGAGAAAATAGTAAATGAGCTAGTAAACTATGATGTAACTCTAATCAGCGGACTGGCAGACGGAATTGACACAATCGCCTTAAAAACTGCACTTGATAAGGAAATTGAAGTTGTCGCAGTAGTAGGAACAGGACTGGATGTTGTATATCCTTATGAAAATCGTAATCTATGGGAAAGAATATCAGAAACAGGTACAATCATAAGCGAATATCCGCTAGGAACACAGCCTACAAGGTGGACTTTTCCTAGAAGAAACCGAATTATAGCAGGAATGTCAGATGGAGTCCTAGTAGCCGAAAGTTTCAAAAAAGGTGGTGCATTAATTACAGCAGAATTAGGATTTAGTATGAATCGTGAAATTTTTGCTGTACCAGGATTCATTAACTATCCTTCATTTGAAGGTTGTAATAATCTAATAAAAAACAACAAAGCAAAATTAGTAACAAGTGCAGATGACATTGCTGAAGAATTCCTATGGGATATTCGTAAAGAAAAAAGTAAATTACAAAAATTAACAGAAGAAGAACAAATTGTATTCGAAACAATAATGGAAGAAGTAAGTTTTGAGCAAATACTGCAAAGCGTAAAAGAAAAAATCGAAAAAAATAAATTGTTTTCAATAATTATGAGCCTAAAAATTAGAGGATTAATTACAGAAACAAACGGGGCAAAGTACATAAGGATAGTGTAATTAAAGTAAGAGAACAGTACTACACCCTTGCATCTTGCGATTGTCTAAGTATTTTTAATTCAGTAATACCAATTGTAATAAAAATAATAAGCAAAATTTCGTTAGAAGAAAAATAGCTGTTTGAGCTTTTGGAATAGATTTTAAATTAAATAAAATTGTTCAATTAAGAATAATTTATATTCAAAAGCGAGTTCTATTTTTCTTTTATAAGAAAGTTTTGCGTAGAGCGTGGGTGCAGGGAGAGGGCGTTTGTTCTCCCTGCTTAAAAACTAATATGAATAAAGTAAGAAAAGTAATTATTAATCAAAATAATTTAAAAATAAAAATATATTAAATAGATAAAGAAATAAGGAGAAAATAAAGTTGGCTAGAAAGTTAGTTATTGTTGAGTCACCGTCGAAGGCAAAAACTATCGAAAAGATACTTGGTAGGAATTATGAAGTTGTTGCATCTTACGGACATGTGATTGATTTACCAAAAACGAAAATTGGAATAGATGTGGAAAATAATTTTGAGCCTCAATATAAGGTTATAAAAGGGAAAGGTGAGGTTTTAAAGAAATTAAAGGAAAAAGCGAAAAGTGCAAACGCTGTTTACCTGGCATCAGATCAGGATAGGGAAGGGGAAGCGATTGCTTGGCATATTTCTAATTATATTAAGCAGCCTGACAAGGTAAAAAGGATAGAATTTAACGAGATAACAAAGACGGCTGTAAATAATGCGATTAAAAATCCAAGAGATATTAATGATAACCTTGTGAATGCACAGCAGGCTAGAAGACTATTGGATAGAATTGTGGGATATAAGATAAGTCCGCTTTTATGGAAAATAATTAATCGTAACGCCAGTGCTGGTCGTGTACAGTCAGTTGCATTAAAGCTGATTTGTGACCTGGAAGATGAGATAAATGCGTTTGTACCCCAAAAATATTGGGAAGTAAGTGCATTAATTGAAAAAGATATTAATCTTAATTTAGTAAAAATTGCAGATGAAAAAGTGGATAAAATCTTTGATGAAAAAGTTGTAAAAAAACTGAAAAAAGATTTGAAAAATGAAGCATTGACGCTTGAAAAAATAGAAGTTAAGAAAAAATCACAAAGACCGCCACTTGTATTTAAGACAAGTACACTGCAGCAGCTTGCTTCATCATATCTTGGTTACGGTGCAAGCAAAACGATGAGAATTGCACAGCAGCTTTATGAAGGACTTGCAATTAATGGCGAAAATAAAGGGCTAATAACATATATGAGAACAGATTCTACAAGAATTTCTGTTGATGCCCTAAATATGGCAAAAGATTATATTACAAAAAATTATGGTGAAAAATACGTTGGAAAATATATTGTAAAAAATTCAAAATCAAATGTTCAGGATGCCCACGAGGGAATCCGTCCATCTGATATTAACTTAGTCCCAGATAATATAAAAGCTTATTTGACTAATGATCAGTACAGATTGTATAAATTGATTTGGGATAGATTTCTAGTTTCACAGTTTGCAGCTATGCAGTATGAGCAGATGCAAATTAACGCTGTGAATGGAGATTACAATTTTCGTGGGACTATTAATAAAGTAACTTTTGATGGATATTACAAGATTTTTAAAGACGAGGATGAAATTAAGACTGGAGATTTTCCAGAATTAAAGGAAGGCAGTATTCATCCAATAGACAAATTAAATGTGGAAGAAGGAATAACAAAGCCTCCAACAAGATTTTCCGAAGCGACGCTTGTAAAAAAACTGGAATCAGAGGGAATTGGACGTCCATCAACTTATGCTTCAATTGTCGAAACGCTTAAATCAAGGGAATATGTTGAACTTATTGAAAAGCGTTTTCATCCAACATATTTGGGATACGAGGTAAAGGATGAACTTGTCAAGAACTTTAAGGATGTTATGAATGTGAAATTTACGGCGAATATGGAAAAGGAACTGGATAAGGTTGAAGAAGGGAGAGTTGAATGGATACAACTTTTGAGAACTTTTTATGATTCGCTTGAAAAGGATATTGACAAGTTTGAGAAAGAAATTGATAAAATAAAAAATCGTAGAATTGTATCGGATGTGCTGGATTCAGAGGGAAATCCAATGATTTTAAAAACGGGGCTTTATGGAAAATATTTGATTAGTGAAACAAATGAAAATGAAAAAATTTCGTTAAAAGGAATTGCAATATCGCCAGAAGCTCTTAAAAAAGGAGAAGTTTTTGTAAAAGAGGAAGTAGAGAAACTTCAAAACAATAAAAAAGGAATTTTGACTGATTATTTTGATGAAGATGGAAACAGATATGTGCTTAAAGTTGGACGTTTTGGAGAATATCTTGAAAGTGAAAATTATGAAAAAGATGAAAAAAGAATGTCGTTGCCAGCTGAATTGAAGCAAAAATATAAAAAAGGTGCTGTAATAGAGCTGGATGGAGTATTGCAAATAAACGATGAAATGAAACGGTTGCAGGAAATTGACAGAAAAATAATAGAAGAAGCAGGAACATGTGAATTTTGCGGAAAACCGTATGAAATAAAAACTGGAAGATTTGGAAAATTTTTGGCTTGCACAGGATACCCGGAATGTAAGACTATAAAAAATATAAAAACTGGGAAAGTTACAAGAGTGACTGAAAAAGCAGAAAAAGCCAAGAAAACTACAAAAAAGGCAACTAAAAAAACAACTAAAAAAACAACAGCTAAAGCAAAATCTACATCTACAAAGGCTAAAAAGACAGCAGCAACTAGAAAATCTACAGCAAAAAAGTCTAAATAGCTAGAAAAAATAATTAATTTATTAAAATTAAAGTATAAAATTATTTTGTTTTTTATTATCGGACTAAAAAAATGAATAATATAGAGTGTTATAGATTTTAAATACGATTTTAGATAATTTTTAAATAAAAAATAGAATTAATCTGTATTGCTGTGAATGATTGTGTTATAATAAATGGAGAAGTTTTAATGAATAATAGTGACAAAGGTATTGAGAAAGAAAAGGTAACTGAAAATAAGGACAATATAAAAAATGAAAATCTTGTGATGTATGTAGACAAATTTTTGTATTATGAAGAGGTTATTCTTGGAAAGAGTTTTAATACGATTAGAAGTTATCGGCGGGATTTACTGCAGTTTATGGAATATCTGGATGAATATGAGGAAATTCATAATTTTGAAGAAATTGAAATGATGACATTCAGATCCTTTATTGCATATTTAAATTCTCCTCAGAAGCTGGCTAAAGAGGAAGAGAAGGAAAAAAAGCATTCTCAGAAAAATACTGCAAATACAGAAATTGATGATACAGAATCAGAGATTGATAAGATAAAAAGTATTGAAGATATGGAAGAATTAAATACAAAAATGAGTGTCAAGCCAGTGTCTAAAAGAACTATAAATAGGAAGATTTCAGCACTTAGGACATTTTTTAAATATCTTCAGGAAATAAAAGTGATTGAAACGAATAAGGCGGCTTATATTAATGTTCCAAAATTCGAGAAGGAATTGCCAAATGTATTGAATAGAGATGACTTAAACAGGTTGAGAAATGTTATAAATACCGAAAAAATTACTGGGATTCGGGATAGATTAATTATTGAACTTCTTTATTCTAGCGGGCTTCGTTCGATAGAACTTATTAATTTGAGTGAATTTATGATTGATATTGAAGAGCGGGAAATTAGGGTTATTGGAAAAGGGGATAAGGAACGGATAACTTTTTTTAGTGAAAATGCTAAGAAATGGCTGATAAAGTATATTGAGGAAAAGAAAAAGCAATATGAAAACTACACTAGGGAAGTATTGATTGTAAACAGTAAAGGGAAAAAATTGACAACACGTTCATTAAGAAGGCTTATTTCGGCACACGCACATGAAGCTGGGATACAGAAGGAAATAACACCGCATGTATTTAGGCATTCATTTGCAACAGAACTTTTAAATAACGGAGTGGATATCCGATATTTACAGGAATTGCTTGGGCATAGTAGTATTGCTACAACACAGGTTTACACACACGTGAGCAAGGCTTTCTTGCGAGATATTTATATGAGTACTCATCCATTAGCTAAGGAATAATGGATTGGATTCAATTTTAATGTAAAAGGAATGAGAAAATAGGAGGAAATTTTGATTAAAAAAAAATGTAGCGGTTGCGGAATTGAACTGCAGTTTGAAGATAAAAATAAGGAAGGATATGTTCCTGAAGAGAAGTTTATAACAGAGGATAATTTACTTTGTCAGAGATGTTTTAAAATTAAAAATTATGGGGAAAACCTTGTAAATAATTTTAGTAGGGAAGATTATCTGAAAGAAGTAAATGAATGTGTAAAAAAATCTGATATAATACTTCCAATTTTTGATATTATTGACTTTGAAGGTTCATTTACTGAGGAAATCTTGGATTATCTAAGAGATTACAGATCTATAATTTTAATTAATAAAATAGATTTACTGCCTGACTTTATACATCCAACTGAAATTTCCAACTGGGTAAAGGATAGGCTTGCCGAAGAAGATATTGTACCCGATGATATCGCTTTTATCAGCGCAAAAAATAAATACGGAGTAAATGGAATAATCAGAAAAATTAAAAATATTTTTCATAACAAAAAAGTAAAGGCAACTGTACTTGGAGTTTCAAATGTTGGAAAATCATCAGTTATAAATTTACTTCTTGGGAACAATAAAATAACAACTTCTAAATATTCTGGAACTACTTTAAAATCAATTAATAATAAAATTCCAAATAGTGAAATTACGATAATTGACACACCTGGACTTATTCCAGATGGGAGAATTTCTGATTTAATCAGTGTAGAAAATGGATTAAAGTTAGTGCCAGCTGGAGAAATTTCACGAAAAACTTTTAAACTTGAAGAAAATCAAGTATTTATGTTTGATGTTTTCTGTAGATTTAAAATACTTGGAAATGAACTTCTAGAAAGTGGGAGCAAGCCTATATTTTCTGCTTATGCTTCAAAAAGCGTGAAGTTTCACGTGGCTCGTGAGGAAAGAGTGCAAGACTTGCTAAATGGAAATTACTTTGAAATTTTACAGGGAAGTGAGAAAGAAAAGTATTTTCAAAATGAATTTGTAACTCATGAAGTGGAAATTGAGCAAAACGAGGAACTGGTAATAGCAGGATTAGGCTGGATAAATGTCAAAAGAGGACCGCTAAAGGTACAGCTTGAAGTTCCAAAAAATGTGAAAGTGATTGTTAGACCGTCAATTTTTAAAAATAGAAAATAAATTTAAGAAATTATAAAACTCAGATTTATTGAAGATTTGATTTTTTTAAAAGAATAGAAATTTGAAATATAATAAAGAATTTGAAGGAAGGAGAGCATGATTTTTACATTTAAAAAATATAAATTAAAAAATTCGTAAATTTCATGCAGAGAAATGGCTTTTTATAATAATAATTATTATGAGAATAATAGAACAAGAGCAAATAGAAAAATTATTCTTCGTGGTATAACTTTTCTTTTGGTAGTATTTATTGCGATATTTAATGTTGTGATTTTGTTTTCAAGAAAAGTAGACAAACTTATAACTGCTGATATTCAAGTGGAGACAGTAAAATTACAAAATGCAATCAAAAAGTTTAATGAAGTTACAGGATCAAATCCTAAATTAGCAGGTCTTGAGGATAGTTTACAAAATGTAAAAAGTTCAGATGGAAAATATAATTTTGAAACTTTTTATGGAAGGGATAAAATTTATGAAATTCCTGAAAGCATAAAGGATTCAAGAGAAAGAAGCAATAGAATTGTAACAAAAAAAGATAAAAAAGGTGGATGGGTTTACGATCAATTAAAAGGAACAATTTCACCAAATATTTAATAATACAAAATGAAAATGGGGGAGTTGAAAGAAACTTAGTTAGAAAGAAGATTAGGAAAAAATGAAATTTTCAAGTTTAGGAAGTGGAAGTAGCGGAAACTCCAGCTATATTGAAATGGGAAACAAGAAATTTCTTATAGATGCAGGATTTAGTGGAAAAAAAATTGTAGAAAAATTGAACAATATTGAAAAAAGGATTGAGGATGTAATGGGGATATTTGTGACACATGAGCATTCTGACCATATTCAAGGGCTTGGAGTTATATCAAGAAAATACGATATTCCAATTTATCTTCATGAAGTGACTTATAATGTAATTAAGGACAGAATTGGAAAAATTGAGAAAAAAAATTTAAATTTTATAAGAGATGAAAAAATTGTTATTGACAATTGCGTGATAAATAACTTTGAAGTAATGCACGATGCTGAAAAGTGCTTGGGATATACATTTGAATACGAAGGGAAAAAATTGTCCTATGCAAGTGATGTTGGCTGTGTAAACAATATTATTAAGGAAAATTTGAAAAATAGTGATGTAATTGTGCTTGAAAGTAATTATGACTATAATATGCTAATGACAGGGCCTTATCATTGGGAACTGAAAAATCGTGTGAAGGGAAGAAATGGACATTTGTCAAATGCAGAAGCATCAAAGCTGATTGGGCAGGTGCTTTGCGAGAAACTGAAAAAGGTTTATTTAATGCATATAAGCAAGGATAATAACACGCCAGAGCTGGCTTATAATTCGCTGTATCAAATTTTGGAGCGAGAAAATAAAAGCCATTTGGAAATTGAAATTATTAACGAAGAGGGAACAGAAATTTATAAAATATAGAATATTAGAATAAAGAATAAGGAAAAAAGTTATGTGGAATGACTTAAAGCTGGAAATCGACATTTGTACTAAATGTATATTAGAAAAAACGAGAATTAATCCAATTGTTGGTGAAGGGAATAAAAAGGCAGAAATTTTATTTGTACTGGATAGCATAAGTGAGGAAGAGGATGTAAAGCAGAAACTTTTGATTGACAGAAATGGAAAATATTTTAAAAAATTTTTGGAGTATTCAAAGCTCGATTTGAAGAAATGTTATTTTACAACTCTCACAAAATGCAGCTCACATGGTAATTTAATCGAGAAAGACAGTATTATAAAGTGTAATGAGTTTCTTGTAGCACAAATTGCCTTAATTAACCCAAGGTACATTGTAACAGTTGGAGAAAGGGCAACTAAATCACTTTTAGAAGATGTAGAAAAAGAGGATATAAAAGATTTAGTGGGTAAAGTGTTTGATTTTTATGGAGAAATTAAGGTTGTACCGATTTACGATATTTCCTATTTGTTTAAAGCGACAGATAAGGAAAAATGGAAATTAATAAAAATTTTGGAAAAATTATAAAATAAGAAAGGAAATAAAATAAGAATGATAGGAATAGGAATTGTAGGATTACCAAACGTAGGAAAATCAACATTATTTAACGCGATAACAAAAACACAGAATGCAGAGGCGGCAAACTATCCATTTGCAACAATTGAGCCAAATGTAGGGCTTGTAAGCGTGCCAGATCCACGTTTAAAAGATTTGGAGAAAGTAGTTAATCCAGAAAGAACGGTTGGAGCGACAGTTGAATTTGTAGATATTGCAGGACTTGTAAAAGGTGCATCAAAAGGGGAAGGACTAGGAAACCAGTTTTTATCAAACATTAGAAACACAGCTGCAATTTGTCAGGTTGTAAGATGTTTTGACGATGACAATATTATTCACGTGGAAGGAAGCGTTGATCCTATAAGAGATATTGAAACGATTAATGCAGAATTGATTTTTGCTGATTTAGACACAGTTGAAAGGGCAATTCAGAAAAATCAGAAGCTGGCTCGTGGAGGAAACGCAGAAGGAAAAGAATTAGTTGCAGTTCTCGAAAGATGTAAAGTTCATCTGGAAGAATTTAAATTATTAAAAACATTGGAATTTACCCAAAGAGAAGAAGAATTAATAAAAGTTTATCAATTTTTGACAATAAAACCAATGATGTTTGCTGCAAATATTTCAGAAGAAGACTTGACGGCTGGAATTGAAAATGATTATGTAAAAAAAGTACGTGAATTTGCAAAGCAGTATGACAGCGAAGTAGTAACCTTTTCAGCAAAAGTAGAAGCAGAATTAATTGAAATAGAAGACGAAGAAGAAAGACAAATGTTCATTGACGAATTAGGAATAAAAGAACCAAGCCTAAACAGACTAATTAGAGCAGGATTCAAATTGTTAGGGTTAATCACATACTTTACAGCTGGAGTAAAGGAAGTAAGAGCATGGACAATAAAACAAGGAACAAACGCTCAAAAATCTGCCAGTGAAATTCATACAGAC
Above is a genomic segment from Leptotrichia hongkongensis containing:
- the asnS gene encoding asparagine--tRNA ligase yields the protein MLLELRELQKNTKEYLGKEIEINGWVKKIRSQKNFGFIELNDGTFFTGIQVVFDEELENFEEISKLTISTSVKVTGIVVESLGKGQAYEIKATKISVYQKADSNYPLQNKRHSFEFLRTIAHLRPRTNAFFATFRVRSILSYAIHKFFQEKNFVYVQTPIITGSDAEGAGEMFRLTTLDINNVPKTENGSIDFKQDFFGKEANLTVSGQLNVETFATAFKNTYTFGPTFRAEKSNTPKHAAEFWMMEPEIAFADLDVNMDIIEEMIKYIVNYVRENAKEEMEFFNQFVDKDLFNRLDTLVNNEFGRITYTEAIEILKNSKQKFEYEVEWGIDLQTEHERYLAEKHFKKPVFVTDYPKDIKAFYMKLNEDGKTVRAVDLLAPGIGEIVGGSQREDDYDVLLGKIHEMGLKEEDYWWYLDLRKYGSVPHSGFGLGFDRMLMYITGMTNIRDVIPFPRTTKNLEF
- a CDS encoding tetratricopeptide repeat protein, with the translated sequence MEKLRRIMMGILILSFATIVKANYYIAEKIGTNNGGDATTIEEERTPVVPPTTEADDNTKKALEQGNEKDKPKEEKNTVDTGTMPATQTEDISTEAKYNSYANYENATLAKKSSSATFRMAQLYFRDGLYEKAVNLALKDEAPDIPVMYVIAIGSRLMGDNDKSIDYYTRILSQDENQAEAKLGIGIAYKSKGDFSKALGYLKDYNSKHSDDEVKKEIAVLNEILAGSR
- the dprA gene encoding DNA-processing protein DprA, which encodes MEWLRLKEYGMKNAHIKKLMLIFQDFEELFYEENFKLFNDELKNQLEEAMKIDLKARLELYERNRVRIISANDKEYPKKLKEIKDFPVFLYLKGKKLKDYDKIKMDKDKISVDNRRNIAVVGTRRATKFGKTACEKIVNELVNYDVTLISGLADGIDTIALKTALDKEIEVVAVVGTGLDVVYPYENRNLWERISETGTIISEYPLGTQPTRWTFPRRNRIIAGMSDGVLVAESFKKGGALITAELGFSMNREIFAVPGFINYPSFEGCNNLIKNNKAKLVTSADDIAEEFLWDIRKEKSKLQKLTEEEQIVFETIMEEVSFEQILQSVKEKIEKNKLFSIIMSLKIRGLITETNGAKYIRIV
- the topA gene encoding type I DNA topoisomerase — protein: MARKLVIVESPSKAKTIEKILGRNYEVVASYGHVIDLPKTKIGIDVENNFEPQYKVIKGKGEVLKKLKEKAKSANAVYLASDQDREGEAIAWHISNYIKQPDKVKRIEFNEITKTAVNNAIKNPRDINDNLVNAQQARRLLDRIVGYKISPLLWKIINRNASAGRVQSVALKLICDLEDEINAFVPQKYWEVSALIEKDINLNLVKIADEKVDKIFDEKVVKKLKKDLKNEALTLEKIEVKKKSQRPPLVFKTSTLQQLASSYLGYGASKTMRIAQQLYEGLAINGENKGLITYMRTDSTRISVDALNMAKDYITKNYGEKYVGKYIVKNSKSNVQDAHEGIRPSDINLVPDNIKAYLTNDQYRLYKLIWDRFLVSQFAAMQYEQMQINAVNGDYNFRGTINKVTFDGYYKIFKDEDEIKTGDFPELKEGSIHPIDKLNVEEGITKPPTRFSEATLVKKLESEGIGRPSTYASIVETLKSREYVELIEKRFHPTYLGYEVKDELVKNFKDVMNVKFTANMEKELDKVEEGRVEWIQLLRTFYDSLEKDIDKFEKEIDKIKNRRIVSDVLDSEGNPMILKTGLYGKYLISETNENEKISLKGIAISPEALKKGEVFVKEEVEKLQNNKKGILTDYFDEDGNRYVLKVGRFGEYLESENYEKDEKRMSLPAELKQKYKKGAVIELDGVLQINDEMKRLQEIDRKIIEEAGTCEFCGKPYEIKTGRFGKFLACTGYPECKTIKNIKTGKVTRVTEKAEKAKKTTKKATKKTTKKTTAKAKSTSTKAKKTAATRKSTAKKSK
- a CDS encoding tyrosine-type recombinase/integrase, yielding MNNSDKGIEKEKVTENKDNIKNENLVMYVDKFLYYEEVILGKSFNTIRSYRRDLLQFMEYLDEYEEIHNFEEIEMMTFRSFIAYLNSPQKLAKEEEKEKKHSQKNTANTEIDDTESEIDKIKSIEDMEELNTKMSVKPVSKRTINRKISALRTFFKYLQEIKVIETNKAAYINVPKFEKELPNVLNRDDLNRLRNVINTEKITGIRDRLIIELLYSSGLRSIELINLSEFMIDIEEREIRVIGKGDKERITFFSENAKKWLIKYIEEKKKQYENYTREVLIVNSKGKKLTTRSLRRLISAHAHEAGIQKEITPHVFRHSFATELLNNGVDIRYLQELLGHSSIATTQVYTHVSKAFLRDIYMSTHPLAKE
- the yqeH gene encoding ribosome biogenesis GTPase YqeH: MIKKKCSGCGIELQFEDKNKEGYVPEEKFITEDNLLCQRCFKIKNYGENLVNNFSREDYLKEVNECVKKSDIILPIFDIIDFEGSFTEEILDYLRDYRSIILINKIDLLPDFIHPTEISNWVKDRLAEEDIVPDDIAFISAKNKYGVNGIIRKIKNIFHNKKVKATVLGVSNVGKSSVINLLLGNNKITTSKYSGTTLKSINNKIPNSEITIIDTPGLIPDGRISDLISVENGLKLVPAGEISRKTFKLEENQVFMFDVFCRFKILGNELLESGSKPIFSAYASKSVKFHVAREERVQDLLNGNYFEILQGSEKEKYFQNEFVTHEVEIEQNEELVIAGLGWINVKRGPLKVQLEVPKNVKVIVRPSIFKNRK
- a CDS encoding competence protein ComE; amino-acid sequence: MAFYNNNYYENNRTRANRKIILRGITFLLVVFIAIFNVVILFSRKVDKLITADIQVETVKLQNAIKKFNEVTGSNPKLAGLEDSLQNVKSSDGKYNFETFYGRDKIYEIPESIKDSRERSNRIVTKKDKKGGWVYDQLKGTISPNI
- a CDS encoding MBL fold metallo-hydrolase produces the protein MKFSSLGSGSSGNSSYIEMGNKKFLIDAGFSGKKIVEKLNNIEKRIEDVMGIFVTHEHSDHIQGLGVISRKYDIPIYLHEVTYNVIKDRIGKIEKKNLNFIRDEKIVIDNCVINNFEVMHDAEKCLGYTFEYEGKKLSYASDVGCVNNIIKENLKNSDVIVLESNYDYNMLMTGPYHWELKNRVKGRNGHLSNAEASKLIGQVLCEKLKKVYLMHISKDNNTPELAYNSLYQILERENKSHLEIEIINEEGTEIYKI
- a CDS encoding uracil-DNA glycosylase, with product MWNDLKLEIDICTKCILEKTRINPIVGEGNKKAEILFVLDSISEEEDVKQKLLIDRNGKYFKKFLEYSKLDLKKCYFTTLTKCSSHGNLIEKDSIIKCNEFLVAQIALINPRYIVTVGERATKSLLEDVEKEDIKDLVGKVFDFYGEIKVVPIYDISYLFKATDKEKWKLIKILEKL
- the ychF gene encoding redox-regulated ATPase YchF → MIGIGIVGLPNVGKSTLFNAITKTQNAEAANYPFATIEPNVGLVSVPDPRLKDLEKVVNPERTVGATVEFVDIAGLVKGASKGEGLGNQFLSNIRNTAAICQVVRCFDDDNIIHVEGSVDPIRDIETINAELIFADLDTVERAIQKNQKLARGGNAEGKELVAVLERCKVHLEEFKLLKTLEFTQREEELIKVYQFLTIKPMMFAANISEEDLTAGIENDYVKKVREFAKQYDSEVVTFSAKVEAELIEIEDEEERQMFIDELGIKEPSLNRLIRAGFKLLGLITYFTAGVKEVRAWTIKQGTNAQKSASEIHTDIEKGFIRAEVVSFDKFIELNGWNGAKEKGAMRLEGKEYIVQDGDVMFFRFNV